The following coding sequences lie in one Labrus bergylta chromosome 5, fLabBer1.1, whole genome shotgun sequence genomic window:
- the arhgap9 gene encoding rho GTPase-activating protein 15 isoform X2, with amino-acid sequence MLSGTWRRSVGPQHSPAAPVMTSTGVTVCGVPTGTVVLEAQYDYNYRGADGRQVCIREGERFVLLKKTNNDWWQVRRIGAASKTKPLYVPATYVTEVPIAPMPSPQRLVMSSSLNSNLRILPRVSLSPSPTGTNYSDHHQVNKPLYRSMENLNSNSAFQGANNTTGTGGGRFPTLPLSGFSFTPNSPSSTSGHLMVPGSPAASAPDTAPRSIRGVPMITRSQSSSNLPENLTENTYDEVGGGLGSRVNHRVPKKSCSQWDMVGGSSKKTHLQVPTESYLPQLSWQDSPLYNEMQPEKRLSQQEPPCPAPGQQPLQVLDLWEQYCDTSTGRSYYINTITKERSWKPPRRARVQTNDKVSTVQPQTFPRETSHLSLPLAEAGNGTIHRLTPDFLFGNHQRNNDSGWQMKQSMQRAVSSDTLSTTAFSNANIQSHNCSHLHDAKQQLSHSQSMILPENGKLVQQCRDYSCNVTNIVVEPPSSESSPDSEGGTPELEKAGLLNKTKIAEGGRKLRKNWSPSWVVLVGNSLVFFKDPKSQTPASWRPGNSRPESSVDLRGAKLHWANELSSKKNVFRLRTVTGNEFLLQSETDSLIKEWFTTIQSVIDRLDRDNPLDNVLLYSLRRAGSVEMLEHSGDEEDRRTSLPRSSSNLENTEKKRVKSRLKKLILKRPPLQALQEKGLIKDQVFGCRLEMLCEREKSTVPRFVRLCTAAVEKRGLETDGIYRVSGNLAVIQKLRFLVNHEEKLNLDESDWEDIHVITGALKLFFRELPEPLVPFGFFTDIVETIKMSDYLEKVHRLKCLVLNMPPPNHDTLKFMCRHLRRVLEHSDTNRMTTQNIGIVFGPTLMRPERDNGNMAVNMVYQNQAVELILSEFDHIFGIRGPS; translated from the exons ATGCTGTCTGGGACTTGGCGGCGTTCTGTAGGGCCCCAGCATTCTCCTGCAGCACCAGTGATGACCTCCACGGGGGTGACGGTGTGCGGGGTCCCCACTGGAACGGTGGTCCTTGAGGCCCAGTATGACTACAACTACCGCGGGGCTGATGGACGGCAGGTCTGCATCAGGGAGGGCGAACGGTTCGTGCTCCTGAAAAAGACCAACAATGACTGGTGGCAG GTGCGGAGGATCGGGGCAGCTAGTAAAACAAAGCCACTATATGTTCCTGCTACGTATGTGACAGAGGTGCCAATCGCCCCGATGCCCTCGCCGCAGCGCCTGGTCATGTCTTCCTCGCTGAACTCCAACCTCAGGATCCTGCCGAGGGTGTCCCTCAGTCCCAGCCCAACAGGAACTAACTACAGTGACCATCATCAAg TGAACAAACCCTTGTACCGCTCAATGGAAAACCTCAACTCCAACAGTGCCTTCCAGGGTGCCAACAACACCACCGGTACAGGCGGAGGGCGCTTTCCTACGCTTCCCCTCTCTGGATTTAGCTTTACCCCCAATTCTCCGAGCTCCACGTCAGGACACCTCATGGTGCCAGGGTCCCCTGCAGCCTCAGCGCCAGATACAGCACCAAGGAGCATCAGGGGGGTGCCGATGATCACTCGCAGCCAGAGCTCCAGCAACCTGCCAGAAAACCTGACGGAGAACACTTACGACGAGGTGGGCGGGGGACTCGGCAGTCGCGTCAACCACAGGGTTCCCAAAAAGTCCTGCAGCCAGTGGGACATGGTGGGAGGGTCAAGCAAGAAAACCCATCTTCAG GTCCCCACAGAGTCATATCTGCCCCAGCTTTCGTGGCAAGACTCCCCTCTTTACAATGAAATGCAGCCAGAGAAACGTCTATCTCAGCAGGAGCCGCCTTGCCCCGCCCCCGGTCAGCAGCCTCTTCAGGTCCTGGACTTGTGGGAGCAGTACTGTGACACATCCACCGGGAGAAGCTACTACATCAACACCATCACCAAGGAGAGGTCGTGGAAACCCCCTCGAAGGGCCCGTGTGCAAACCAACGACAAG GTCAGTACAGTACAACCTCAGACGTTTCCACGGGAAACCAGTCATCTGTCTCTACCACTTGCTGAAGCTGGCAATGGAACTATACACAGG cTAACGCCCGATTTCCTCTTTGGAAACCACCAGAGGAATAATGATTCAGGTTGGCAGATGAAACAG AGCATGCAGCGGGCCGTCTCCTCTGACACCCTGAGCACGACAGCGTTCAGCAACGCCAACATCCAGTCACATAACTGTTCCCACCTGCATGATGCCAAGCAGCAGCTCAGCCACTCGCAGTCTATGATCCTGCCTGAGAACGGCAAG CTGGTCCAGCAGTGCAGAGATTACTCCTGTAACGTGACCAACATCGTTGTGGAGCCTCCGTCATCTGAGAGCTCTCCAGACAGCGAAGGCGGCACACCG GAGCTGGAGAAGGCCGGCCTCTTGAACAAGACAAAGATTGCAGAAGGAGGCCGGAAACTGAG GAAAAACTGGAGCCCTTCGTGGGTGGTGTTGGTCGGGAACAGTCTGGTTTTCTTCAAAGATCCTAAATCACAGACGCCTGCCAGCTGG AGACCAGGAAACAGCCGACCAGAGAGCAGCGTGGATTTAAGGGGAGCAAAGCTGCACTGGGCCAACGAGCTGTCCAGCAAGAAGAACGTCTTCAGG CTGAGGACAGTGACGGGTAACGAGTTCCTGCTGCAGTCGGAGACGGACTCTCTGATCAAAGAGTGGTTCACCACCATCCAGAGCGTCATCGACAGGCTG GACCGTGACAACCCGTTAGACAACGTCCTCCTGTACTCCCTGAGGCGAGCGGGCAGCGTTGAGATGCTGGAGCACAGCGGAGACGAGGAGGACAGGAGAACATCAC TCCCTCGCTCTTCGTCCAACCTGGAGAACACggagaagaagagagtgaagtcTCGGCTAAAGAAGCTGATCCTGAAGAGACCCCCTCTGCAGGCGCTGCAGGAGAAAGGCCTCATTAAGG ATCAGGTGTTTGGATGTCGTCTGGAGATGCTCtgcgagagagagaagagcacGGTCCCTCGCTTCGTCAGACTTTGCACCGCCGCTGTGGAGAAGAGAG GGCTGGAGACTGATGGTATCTACAGAGTGTCTGGAAACCTGGCGGTGATTCAGAAACTACGTTTCCTGGTGAACCATG AGGAGAAGCTGAATTTGGACGAGAGTGATTGGGAAGACATTCATGTCATCACTGGAGCTTTGAAATTGTTCTTTCGGGAGCTTCCAGAGCCTCTGGTGCCCTTCGGCTTCTTCACTGACATTGTGGAGACgatca AGATGTCGGACTACTTGGAAAAAGTTCATCGTCTGAAGTGTCTTGTGCTCAACATGCCCCCTCCGAACCACGACACGCTGAAGTTTATGTGTCGCCATCTCAGACG
- the arhgap9 gene encoding rho GTPase-activating protein 15 isoform X6, protein MLSGTWRRSVGPQHSPAAPVMTSTGVTVCGVPTGTVVLEAQYDYNYRGADGRQVCIREGERFVLLKKTNNDWWQVRRIGAASKTKPLYVPATYVTEVPIAPMPSPQRLVMSSSLNSNLRILPRVSLSPSPTGTNYSDHHQVNKPLYRSMENLNSNSAFQGANNTTGTGGGRFPTLPLSGFSFTPNSPSSTSGHLMVPGSPAASAPDTAPRSIRGVPMITRSQSSSNLPENLTENTYDEVGGGLGSRVNHRVPKKSCSQWDMVGGSSKKTHLQVPTESYLPQLSWQDSPLYNEMQPEKRLSQQEPPCPAPGQQPLQVLDLWEQYCDTSTGRSYYINTITKERSWKPPRRARVQTNDKVSTVQPQTFPRETSHLSLPLAEAGNGTIHRSMQRAVSSDTLSTTAFSNANIQSHNCSHLHDAKQQLSHSQSMILPENGKLVQQCRDYSCNVTNIVVEPPSSESSPDSEGGTPELEKAGLLNKTKIAEGGRKLRKNWSPSWVVLVGNSLVFFKDPKSQTPASWRPGNSRPESSVDLRGAKLHWANELSSKKNVFRLRTVTGNEFLLQSETDSLIKEWFTTIQSVIDRLDRDNPLDNVLLYSLRRAGSVEMLEHSGDEEDRRTSLPRSSSNLENTEKKRVKSRLKKLILKRPPLQALQEKGLIKDQVFGCRLEMLCEREKSTVPRFVRLCTAAVEKRGLETDGIYRVSGNLAVIQKLRFLVNHEEKLNLDESDWEDIHVITGALKLFFRELPEPLVPFGFFTDIVETIKMSDYLEKVHRLKCLVLNMPPPNHDTLKFMCRHLRRVLEHSDTNRMTTQNIGIVFGPTLMRPERDNGNMAVNMVYQNQAVELILSEFDHIFGIRGPS, encoded by the exons ATGCTGTCTGGGACTTGGCGGCGTTCTGTAGGGCCCCAGCATTCTCCTGCAGCACCAGTGATGACCTCCACGGGGGTGACGGTGTGCGGGGTCCCCACTGGAACGGTGGTCCTTGAGGCCCAGTATGACTACAACTACCGCGGGGCTGATGGACGGCAGGTCTGCATCAGGGAGGGCGAACGGTTCGTGCTCCTGAAAAAGACCAACAATGACTGGTGGCAG GTGCGGAGGATCGGGGCAGCTAGTAAAACAAAGCCACTATATGTTCCTGCTACGTATGTGACAGAGGTGCCAATCGCCCCGATGCCCTCGCCGCAGCGCCTGGTCATGTCTTCCTCGCTGAACTCCAACCTCAGGATCCTGCCGAGGGTGTCCCTCAGTCCCAGCCCAACAGGAACTAACTACAGTGACCATCATCAAg TGAACAAACCCTTGTACCGCTCAATGGAAAACCTCAACTCCAACAGTGCCTTCCAGGGTGCCAACAACACCACCGGTACAGGCGGAGGGCGCTTTCCTACGCTTCCCCTCTCTGGATTTAGCTTTACCCCCAATTCTCCGAGCTCCACGTCAGGACACCTCATGGTGCCAGGGTCCCCTGCAGCCTCAGCGCCAGATACAGCACCAAGGAGCATCAGGGGGGTGCCGATGATCACTCGCAGCCAGAGCTCCAGCAACCTGCCAGAAAACCTGACGGAGAACACTTACGACGAGGTGGGCGGGGGACTCGGCAGTCGCGTCAACCACAGGGTTCCCAAAAAGTCCTGCAGCCAGTGGGACATGGTGGGAGGGTCAAGCAAGAAAACCCATCTTCAG GTCCCCACAGAGTCATATCTGCCCCAGCTTTCGTGGCAAGACTCCCCTCTTTACAATGAAATGCAGCCAGAGAAACGTCTATCTCAGCAGGAGCCGCCTTGCCCCGCCCCCGGTCAGCAGCCTCTTCAGGTCCTGGACTTGTGGGAGCAGTACTGTGACACATCCACCGGGAGAAGCTACTACATCAACACCATCACCAAGGAGAGGTCGTGGAAACCCCCTCGAAGGGCCCGTGTGCAAACCAACGACAAG GTCAGTACAGTACAACCTCAGACGTTTCCACGGGAAACCAGTCATCTGTCTCTACCACTTGCTGAAGCTGGCAATGGAACTATACACAGG AGCATGCAGCGGGCCGTCTCCTCTGACACCCTGAGCACGACAGCGTTCAGCAACGCCAACATCCAGTCACATAACTGTTCCCACCTGCATGATGCCAAGCAGCAGCTCAGCCACTCGCAGTCTATGATCCTGCCTGAGAACGGCAAG CTGGTCCAGCAGTGCAGAGATTACTCCTGTAACGTGACCAACATCGTTGTGGAGCCTCCGTCATCTGAGAGCTCTCCAGACAGCGAAGGCGGCACACCG GAGCTGGAGAAGGCCGGCCTCTTGAACAAGACAAAGATTGCAGAAGGAGGCCGGAAACTGAG GAAAAACTGGAGCCCTTCGTGGGTGGTGTTGGTCGGGAACAGTCTGGTTTTCTTCAAAGATCCTAAATCACAGACGCCTGCCAGCTGG AGACCAGGAAACAGCCGACCAGAGAGCAGCGTGGATTTAAGGGGAGCAAAGCTGCACTGGGCCAACGAGCTGTCCAGCAAGAAGAACGTCTTCAGG CTGAGGACAGTGACGGGTAACGAGTTCCTGCTGCAGTCGGAGACGGACTCTCTGATCAAAGAGTGGTTCACCACCATCCAGAGCGTCATCGACAGGCTG GACCGTGACAACCCGTTAGACAACGTCCTCCTGTACTCCCTGAGGCGAGCGGGCAGCGTTGAGATGCTGGAGCACAGCGGAGACGAGGAGGACAGGAGAACATCAC TCCCTCGCTCTTCGTCCAACCTGGAGAACACggagaagaagagagtgaagtcTCGGCTAAAGAAGCTGATCCTGAAGAGACCCCCTCTGCAGGCGCTGCAGGAGAAAGGCCTCATTAAGG ATCAGGTGTTTGGATGTCGTCTGGAGATGCTCtgcgagagagagaagagcacGGTCCCTCGCTTCGTCAGACTTTGCACCGCCGCTGTGGAGAAGAGAG GGCTGGAGACTGATGGTATCTACAGAGTGTCTGGAAACCTGGCGGTGATTCAGAAACTACGTTTCCTGGTGAACCATG AGGAGAAGCTGAATTTGGACGAGAGTGATTGGGAAGACATTCATGTCATCACTGGAGCTTTGAAATTGTTCTTTCGGGAGCTTCCAGAGCCTCTGGTGCCCTTCGGCTTCTTCACTGACATTGTGGAGACgatca AGATGTCGGACTACTTGGAAAAAGTTCATCGTCTGAAGTGTCTTGTGCTCAACATGCCCCCTCCGAACCACGACACGCTGAAGTTTATGTGTCGCCATCTCAGACG
- the arhgap9 gene encoding rho GTPase-activating protein 9 isoform X4 — protein sequence MLSGTWRRSVGPQHSPAAPVMTSTGVTVCGVPTGTVVLEAQYDYNYRGADGRQVCIREGERFVLLKKTNNDWWQVRRIGAASKTKPLYVPATYVTEVPIAPMPSPQRLVMSSSLNSNLRILPRVSLSPSPTGTNYSDHHQVNKPLYRSMENLNSNSAFQGANNTTGTGGGRFPTLPLSGFSFTPNSPSSTSGHLMVPGSPAASAPDTAPRSIRGVPMITRSQSSSNLPENLTENTYDEVGGGLGSRVNHRVPKKSCSQWDMVGGSSKKTHLQVPTESYLPQLSWQDSPLYNEMQPEKRLSQQEPPCPAPGQQPLQVLDLWEQYCDTSTGRSYYINTITKERSWKPPRRARVQTNDKVSTVQPQTFPRETSHLSLPLAEAGNGTIHRLTPDFLFGNHQRNNDSGWQMKQLVQQCRDYSCNVTNIVVEPPSSESSPDSEGGTPELEKAGLLNKTKIAEGGRKLRKNWSPSWVVLVGNSLVFFKDPKSQTPASWRPGNSRPESSVDLRGAKLHWANELSSKKNVFRLRTVTGNEFLLQSETDSLIKEWFTTIQSVIDRLDRDNPLDNVLLYSLRRAGSVEMLEHSGDEEDRRTSLPRSSSNLENTEKKRVKSRLKKLILKRPPLQALQEKGLIKDQVFGCRLEMLCEREKSTVPRFVRLCTAAVEKRGLETDGIYRVSGNLAVIQKLRFLVNHERAVTTDGRYMFPAEFVQEEKLNLDESDWEDIHVITGALKLFFRELPEPLVPFGFFTDIVETIKMSDYLEKVHRLKCLVLNMPPPNHDTLKFMCRHLRRVLEHSDTNRMTTQNIGIVFGPTLMRPERDNGNMAVNMVYQNQAVELILSEFDHIFGIRGPS from the exons ATGCTGTCTGGGACTTGGCGGCGTTCTGTAGGGCCCCAGCATTCTCCTGCAGCACCAGTGATGACCTCCACGGGGGTGACGGTGTGCGGGGTCCCCACTGGAACGGTGGTCCTTGAGGCCCAGTATGACTACAACTACCGCGGGGCTGATGGACGGCAGGTCTGCATCAGGGAGGGCGAACGGTTCGTGCTCCTGAAAAAGACCAACAATGACTGGTGGCAG GTGCGGAGGATCGGGGCAGCTAGTAAAACAAAGCCACTATATGTTCCTGCTACGTATGTGACAGAGGTGCCAATCGCCCCGATGCCCTCGCCGCAGCGCCTGGTCATGTCTTCCTCGCTGAACTCCAACCTCAGGATCCTGCCGAGGGTGTCCCTCAGTCCCAGCCCAACAGGAACTAACTACAGTGACCATCATCAAg TGAACAAACCCTTGTACCGCTCAATGGAAAACCTCAACTCCAACAGTGCCTTCCAGGGTGCCAACAACACCACCGGTACAGGCGGAGGGCGCTTTCCTACGCTTCCCCTCTCTGGATTTAGCTTTACCCCCAATTCTCCGAGCTCCACGTCAGGACACCTCATGGTGCCAGGGTCCCCTGCAGCCTCAGCGCCAGATACAGCACCAAGGAGCATCAGGGGGGTGCCGATGATCACTCGCAGCCAGAGCTCCAGCAACCTGCCAGAAAACCTGACGGAGAACACTTACGACGAGGTGGGCGGGGGACTCGGCAGTCGCGTCAACCACAGGGTTCCCAAAAAGTCCTGCAGCCAGTGGGACATGGTGGGAGGGTCAAGCAAGAAAACCCATCTTCAG GTCCCCACAGAGTCATATCTGCCCCAGCTTTCGTGGCAAGACTCCCCTCTTTACAATGAAATGCAGCCAGAGAAACGTCTATCTCAGCAGGAGCCGCCTTGCCCCGCCCCCGGTCAGCAGCCTCTTCAGGTCCTGGACTTGTGGGAGCAGTACTGTGACACATCCACCGGGAGAAGCTACTACATCAACACCATCACCAAGGAGAGGTCGTGGAAACCCCCTCGAAGGGCCCGTGTGCAAACCAACGACAAG GTCAGTACAGTACAACCTCAGACGTTTCCACGGGAAACCAGTCATCTGTCTCTACCACTTGCTGAAGCTGGCAATGGAACTATACACAGG cTAACGCCCGATTTCCTCTTTGGAAACCACCAGAGGAATAATGATTCAGGTTGGCAGATGAAACAG CTGGTCCAGCAGTGCAGAGATTACTCCTGTAACGTGACCAACATCGTTGTGGAGCCTCCGTCATCTGAGAGCTCTCCAGACAGCGAAGGCGGCACACCG GAGCTGGAGAAGGCCGGCCTCTTGAACAAGACAAAGATTGCAGAAGGAGGCCGGAAACTGAG GAAAAACTGGAGCCCTTCGTGGGTGGTGTTGGTCGGGAACAGTCTGGTTTTCTTCAAAGATCCTAAATCACAGACGCCTGCCAGCTGG AGACCAGGAAACAGCCGACCAGAGAGCAGCGTGGATTTAAGGGGAGCAAAGCTGCACTGGGCCAACGAGCTGTCCAGCAAGAAGAACGTCTTCAGG CTGAGGACAGTGACGGGTAACGAGTTCCTGCTGCAGTCGGAGACGGACTCTCTGATCAAAGAGTGGTTCACCACCATCCAGAGCGTCATCGACAGGCTG GACCGTGACAACCCGTTAGACAACGTCCTCCTGTACTCCCTGAGGCGAGCGGGCAGCGTTGAGATGCTGGAGCACAGCGGAGACGAGGAGGACAGGAGAACATCAC TCCCTCGCTCTTCGTCCAACCTGGAGAACACggagaagaagagagtgaagtcTCGGCTAAAGAAGCTGATCCTGAAGAGACCCCCTCTGCAGGCGCTGCAGGAGAAAGGCCTCATTAAGG ATCAGGTGTTTGGATGTCGTCTGGAGATGCTCtgcgagagagagaagagcacGGTCCCTCGCTTCGTCAGACTTTGCACCGCCGCTGTGGAGAAGAGAG GGCTGGAGACTGATGGTATCTACAGAGTGTCTGGAAACCTGGCGGTGATTCAGAAACTACGTTTCCTGGTGAACCATG AGCGAGCAGTGACTACAGACGGTCGCTACATGTTCCCAGCGGAGTTTGTACAAG AGGAGAAGCTGAATTTGGACGAGAGTGATTGGGAAGACATTCATGTCATCACTGGAGCTTTGAAATTGTTCTTTCGGGAGCTTCCAGAGCCTCTGGTGCCCTTCGGCTTCTTCACTGACATTGTGGAGACgatca AGATGTCGGACTACTTGGAAAAAGTTCATCGTCTGAAGTGTCTTGTGCTCAACATGCCCCCTCCGAACCACGACACGCTGAAGTTTATGTGTCGCCATCTCAGACG
- the arhgap9 gene encoding rho GTPase-activating protein 15 isoform X5, with protein sequence MLSGTWRRSVGPQHSPAAPVMTSTGVTVCGVPTGTVVLEAQYDYNYRGADGRQVCIREGERFVLLKKTNNDWWQVRRIGAASKTKPLYVPATYVTEVPIAPMPSPQRLVMSSSLNSNLRILPRVSLSPSPTGTNYSDHHQVNKPLYRSMENLNSNSAFQGANNTTGTGGGRFPTLPLSGFSFTPNSPSSTSGHLMVPGSPAASAPDTAPRSIRGVPMITRSQSSSNLPENLTENTYDEVGGGLGSRVNHRVPKKSCSQWDMVGGSSKKTHLQVPTESYLPQLSWQDSPLYNEMQPEKRLSQQEPPCPAPGQQPLQVLDLWEQYCDTSTGRSYYINTITKERSWKPPRRARVQTNDKVSTVQPQTFPRETSHLSLPLAEAGNGTIHRLVQQCRDYSCNVTNIVVEPPSSESSPDSEGGTPELEKAGLLNKTKIAEGGRKLRKNWSPSWVVLVGNSLVFFKDPKSQTPASWRPGNSRPESSVDLRGAKLHWANELSSKKNVFRLRTVTGNEFLLQSETDSLIKEWFTTIQSVIDRLDRDNPLDNVLLYSLRRAGSVEMLEHSGDEEDRRTSLPRSSSNLENTEKKRVKSRLKKLILKRPPLQALQEKGLIKDQVFGCRLEMLCEREKSTVPRFVRLCTAAVEKRGLETDGIYRVSGNLAVIQKLRFLVNHERAVTTDGRYMFPAEFVQEEKLNLDESDWEDIHVITGALKLFFRELPEPLVPFGFFTDIVETIKMSDYLEKVHRLKCLVLNMPPPNHDTLKFMCRHLRRVLEHSDTNRMTTQNIGIVFGPTLMRPERDNGNMAVNMVYQNQAVELILSEFDHIFGIRGPS encoded by the exons ATGCTGTCTGGGACTTGGCGGCGTTCTGTAGGGCCCCAGCATTCTCCTGCAGCACCAGTGATGACCTCCACGGGGGTGACGGTGTGCGGGGTCCCCACTGGAACGGTGGTCCTTGAGGCCCAGTATGACTACAACTACCGCGGGGCTGATGGACGGCAGGTCTGCATCAGGGAGGGCGAACGGTTCGTGCTCCTGAAAAAGACCAACAATGACTGGTGGCAG GTGCGGAGGATCGGGGCAGCTAGTAAAACAAAGCCACTATATGTTCCTGCTACGTATGTGACAGAGGTGCCAATCGCCCCGATGCCCTCGCCGCAGCGCCTGGTCATGTCTTCCTCGCTGAACTCCAACCTCAGGATCCTGCCGAGGGTGTCCCTCAGTCCCAGCCCAACAGGAACTAACTACAGTGACCATCATCAAg TGAACAAACCCTTGTACCGCTCAATGGAAAACCTCAACTCCAACAGTGCCTTCCAGGGTGCCAACAACACCACCGGTACAGGCGGAGGGCGCTTTCCTACGCTTCCCCTCTCTGGATTTAGCTTTACCCCCAATTCTCCGAGCTCCACGTCAGGACACCTCATGGTGCCAGGGTCCCCTGCAGCCTCAGCGCCAGATACAGCACCAAGGAGCATCAGGGGGGTGCCGATGATCACTCGCAGCCAGAGCTCCAGCAACCTGCCAGAAAACCTGACGGAGAACACTTACGACGAGGTGGGCGGGGGACTCGGCAGTCGCGTCAACCACAGGGTTCCCAAAAAGTCCTGCAGCCAGTGGGACATGGTGGGAGGGTCAAGCAAGAAAACCCATCTTCAG GTCCCCACAGAGTCATATCTGCCCCAGCTTTCGTGGCAAGACTCCCCTCTTTACAATGAAATGCAGCCAGAGAAACGTCTATCTCAGCAGGAGCCGCCTTGCCCCGCCCCCGGTCAGCAGCCTCTTCAGGTCCTGGACTTGTGGGAGCAGTACTGTGACACATCCACCGGGAGAAGCTACTACATCAACACCATCACCAAGGAGAGGTCGTGGAAACCCCCTCGAAGGGCCCGTGTGCAAACCAACGACAAG GTCAGTACAGTACAACCTCAGACGTTTCCACGGGAAACCAGTCATCTGTCTCTACCACTTGCTGAAGCTGGCAATGGAACTATACACAGG CTGGTCCAGCAGTGCAGAGATTACTCCTGTAACGTGACCAACATCGTTGTGGAGCCTCCGTCATCTGAGAGCTCTCCAGACAGCGAAGGCGGCACACCG GAGCTGGAGAAGGCCGGCCTCTTGAACAAGACAAAGATTGCAGAAGGAGGCCGGAAACTGAG GAAAAACTGGAGCCCTTCGTGGGTGGTGTTGGTCGGGAACAGTCTGGTTTTCTTCAAAGATCCTAAATCACAGACGCCTGCCAGCTGG AGACCAGGAAACAGCCGACCAGAGAGCAGCGTGGATTTAAGGGGAGCAAAGCTGCACTGGGCCAACGAGCTGTCCAGCAAGAAGAACGTCTTCAGG CTGAGGACAGTGACGGGTAACGAGTTCCTGCTGCAGTCGGAGACGGACTCTCTGATCAAAGAGTGGTTCACCACCATCCAGAGCGTCATCGACAGGCTG GACCGTGACAACCCGTTAGACAACGTCCTCCTGTACTCCCTGAGGCGAGCGGGCAGCGTTGAGATGCTGGAGCACAGCGGAGACGAGGAGGACAGGAGAACATCAC TCCCTCGCTCTTCGTCCAACCTGGAGAACACggagaagaagagagtgaagtcTCGGCTAAAGAAGCTGATCCTGAAGAGACCCCCTCTGCAGGCGCTGCAGGAGAAAGGCCTCATTAAGG ATCAGGTGTTTGGATGTCGTCTGGAGATGCTCtgcgagagagagaagagcacGGTCCCTCGCTTCGTCAGACTTTGCACCGCCGCTGTGGAGAAGAGAG GGCTGGAGACTGATGGTATCTACAGAGTGTCTGGAAACCTGGCGGTGATTCAGAAACTACGTTTCCTGGTGAACCATG AGCGAGCAGTGACTACAGACGGTCGCTACATGTTCCCAGCGGAGTTTGTACAAG AGGAGAAGCTGAATTTGGACGAGAGTGATTGGGAAGACATTCATGTCATCACTGGAGCTTTGAAATTGTTCTTTCGGGAGCTTCCAGAGCCTCTGGTGCCCTTCGGCTTCTTCACTGACATTGTGGAGACgatca AGATGTCGGACTACTTGGAAAAAGTTCATCGTCTGAAGTGTCTTGTGCTCAACATGCCCCCTCCGAACCACGACACGCTGAAGTTTATGTGTCGCCATCTCAGACG